A DNA window from Macadamia integrifolia cultivar HAES 741 chromosome 4, SCU_Mint_v3, whole genome shotgun sequence contains the following coding sequences:
- the LOC122076291 gene encoding uncharacterized protein LOC122076291, translating into MENPDHIILRCPFAEAVWFGCTLSFKVPTHGDYSLQRWIGEWNNVQMMRKNQIKLYPLLRSHDLLGFIDDNSTSPSPIITLADLTTPTTNSAYVDWVSKDQMVQKTSKGDKTVSTYLKEVKYIADQLVASNKPLSNEEMYANVFRNLVLDFNDVVAALATKSKAIFLSDLHRLFISHELRLKAAQIVVEANAHQVRLHDIAPHHNGCIDDRKSTSGFAIFMVVNLISWLAKKQPIISWSSTESEYRALANTTTELVWLTSLVQELDIQDSQPPILWCENLGATHLKVNSLFLARTKHIKVDFHFIRHFVQQGDLRVKFISTKYQLANIFTKPPSTT; encoded by the exons ATGGAAAATCCAGACCACATTATTTTACGTTGCCCCTTTGCTGAGGCTGTCTGGTTTGGTTGCACACTTTCATTTAAGGTTCCAACTCATGGAGATTATTCTCTCCAACGATGGATTGGTGAATGGAACAATGTTCAGATGATGAGGAAGAACCAAATCAAG CTGTACCCGCTTCTTCGCAGCCATGACCTTCTTGGATTCATTGATGACAACTCTACTTCTCCTTCACCTATTATCACTCTTGCCGATTTGACAACCCCCACAACCAATTCGGCATATGTGGACTGGGTTAGCAAGGATCAGATG GTTCAAAAAACTTCCAAGGGGGATAAGACTGTCTCTACCTACCTTAAAGAAGTCAAATATATTGCTGACCAATTGGTTGCATCCAACAAACCTCTCTCCAATGAGGAAATGTATGCCAATGTATTTCGTAACCTAGTTTTGGACTTCAACGACGTTGTGGCTGCTCTTGCCACCAAATCTAAAGCCATTTTTTTGTCAGACTTGCATCGCCTTTTTATCAGCCATGAGTTGCGACTAAAGGCCGCTCAAATTGTAGTTGAGGCTAATGCTCATCAGGTGCGATTACACGATATTGCTCCTCACCATAATG GCTGCATTGATGATCGCAAGTCCACGAGTGGATTTGCAATTTTTATGGTTGTGAATCTTATATCCTGGTTGGCTAAGAAGCAACCAATCATTTCTTGGTCTTCAACTGAATCTGAATATCGAGCTCTAGCCAATACCACTACCGAACTTGTTTGGCTCACCTCCCTTGTACAAGAGCTTGATATTCAAGATTCTCAACCTCCTATTCTATGGTGCGAAAACTTGGGTGCTACTCATCTCAAAGTAAATTCATTGTTCCTTGCTCGCACCAAGCATATTAAGGTGGATTTTCACTTCATCCGTCATTTTGTCCAACAGGGGGACCTCAGGGTCAAGTTCATCTCTACCAAATATCAATTGGCAAATATCTTCACTAAGCCACCCTCCACCACTTGA